The following coding sequences are from one Mytilus trossulus isolate FHL-02 chromosome 8, PNRI_Mtr1.1.1.hap1, whole genome shotgun sequence window:
- the LOC134681075 gene encoding rRNA methyltransferase 3, mitochondrial-like, translating into MAAPMRDTVYKSFLCHRRILKLVSRNYIGGFRRAPINVITPEQEREKLNQMGVKIKDPRKNSNVKFLPNDPVQKNLLISRKSKQDSTRNKDDVNFHQQNTKIYHTNGIGIEYSRIEETDTSKKLNQIVMNANSKKQKGRRSEVLLEGRRLIIDALKAKATMKALYFSKLDVLDKFPAEMIDCPVYKVPHKNLKIWCETDTPQGILGIFEIPNEGETISPRTTELPLTVICDNLRDPGNMGTLVRTAAAVGCSKFITLPGCVDIWNSKVLRSGAGGHFRVPIINNLSWDNVINYIPNQSTVFIADTRRPTDWSLDDITKPDYGDMDEESQDNSNSLVSTEEELGDTSTSKRQEFEMYNRLPLNVSLYTEVDFTLGDHTVLFVGGEMGGFGVHARKITHDNDGQCVMLPMATGINSLNSSVTASILLYEIHKQYTVKDRNNEGVENELSY; encoded by the exons atggctgcgcccatgaGAGACACggtttataaaagttttttgtGTCACAGAAGAATTTTAAAGCTTGTCAGTCGAAATTATATAGGAGGATTTCGTCGTGCACCTATAAATGTCATAACTCCAGAACAAGAACGAGAAAAACTAAATCAAATGGGAGTAAAAATCAAAGATCCGAGAAAAAATTCTAACgttaaatttttaccaaacgaTCCTGTGCAAAAGAACTTATTGATCTCTAGAAAATCAAAGCAAGATAGTACACGTAATAAAGATGATGTGAATTTCCATCAACAAAATACAAAGATTTACCACACAAATGGAATTGGAATTGAGTACTCAAGAATTGAAGAAACTGATACATCAAAGAAATTAAA tcagATAGTAATGAATGCAAACTCTAAAAAACAGAAAGGAAGAAGATCTGAAGTTTTACTGGAGGGCAGAAGATTGATCATTGATGCATTAAAAGCCAAAGCCACTATGAAAGCACTTTATTTCAGCAAACTGGATGTCCTGGACAAATTTCCAGCAGAAATGATTGACTGTCCTGTTTACAAAGTTCCACATAAAAATCTTAAGATATGGTGTGAAACAGATACACCACAAGGAATTTTAG GAATATTTGAAATTCCCAATGAAGGGGAGACAATTTCTCCAAGAACTACAGAGTTACCATTAACTGTGATATGTGATAATTTGAGAGATCCAGGAAACATGGGAACATTAGTGAGAACTGCTGCTGCTGTGGGCTGTTCTAAGTTTATCACCCTACCTG GATGTGTAGATATATGGAATTCCAAAGTTCTACGATCAGGTGCTGGAGGACATTTTAGAGTACCAATTATAAACAATTTGTCCTGGGACAATGTCATCAATTATATCCCCAACCAATCCACTGTTTTTATCGCTGACACAAGGCGTCCAACAGATTGGTCATTAGATGACATCACAAAACCAGACTATGGTGATATGGATGAAGAATCTCAAGACAATAGCAACTCATTAGTATCTACTGAAGAGGAACTTGGCGATACTTCTACGTCGAAAAGACAAGaatttgaaatgtacaataGACTTCCTCTAAATGTTTCCCTATACACAGAAGTTGATTTCACATTAGGTGATCATACAGTGTTATTTGTAGGAGGAGAAATGGGTGGATTTGGTGTACACGCTCGTAAAATTACACATGACAATGACGGACAGTGTGTTATGTTACCAATGGCAACAGGCATAAACTCCCTAAACTCATCTGTAACTGCCAGCATTTTATTGTATGAAATTCATAAGCAGTATACAGTAAAAGACAGGAACAATGAAGGTGTGGAGAATGAATTGTCATATTAA